The following coding sequences lie in one Myxococcus xanthus genomic window:
- a CDS encoding SO2930 family diheme c-type cytochrome, whose translation MYRPFIPGLGLAAMLVTAALASCSGDEGGVEPTPDGGGGSTVDSGLPPEDSGTPDAGTGDAGEDAGTPEDAGTNEDAGTPDAGPAFPPNTLSGFGLFTGTPATGGLQPVEGNIPYELTTPLFSDYSVKSRTLYIPPDAQAGYSANDVLDLPVGTIITKTFSFPADLRVPEENVRAIETRVLVHRPGGWEAFPYFWNEAQTEATLANGGRVVRGVRFIGEDGVERTLDYLVPSKNQCLKCHHLQDAQENQVLLPIGVKARYLNQDHDYGDGPINQLQHLANLGRLTGLPPVNQVPRAPNAFNAEDGTLEQRARTYLDINCAHCHNPKGTAGTTSRLFLNVDNTEEFTLGVCKRPGSAGGGVGGEFDIVPGSHSVSILWYRMHTEESGKMMPELGRVLRHDQGSRLISDWIDAMDPRSCK comes from the coding sequence ATGTACAGGCCGTTCATCCCAGGACTGGGCCTCGCCGCGATGCTGGTGACCGCGGCGCTGGCCTCGTGCTCGGGTGACGAGGGCGGCGTGGAGCCGACCCCGGACGGCGGAGGCGGCTCCACGGTCGACTCCGGGCTCCCGCCCGAGGACAGCGGCACCCCGGACGCGGGCACGGGTGACGCGGGCGAGGACGCCGGCACCCCAGAGGACGCGGGGACGAACGAGGACGCGGGGACGCCAGACGCCGGGCCTGCGTTTCCGCCCAACACCCTGTCGGGCTTCGGCCTCTTCACCGGGACACCCGCGACGGGTGGGCTCCAGCCGGTGGAGGGGAACATCCCCTATGAGCTGACCACGCCGCTCTTCTCCGACTACTCGGTGAAGTCGCGCACGCTGTACATCCCGCCGGACGCGCAGGCCGGGTACTCGGCCAACGACGTGCTGGACCTGCCGGTGGGCACCATCATCACCAAGACGTTCTCCTTCCCCGCGGACCTCCGCGTCCCGGAAGAGAACGTGCGCGCCATCGAAACGCGCGTGCTGGTGCACAGGCCCGGGGGCTGGGAGGCCTTTCCCTACTTCTGGAACGAAGCCCAGACGGAGGCCACGCTGGCCAACGGCGGCCGCGTCGTCCGCGGCGTGCGCTTCATTGGCGAGGACGGCGTGGAGCGGACGCTGGACTACCTGGTGCCCAGCAAGAACCAGTGCCTGAAGTGCCACCATCTCCAGGACGCACAGGAGAACCAGGTGCTGCTGCCCATTGGCGTGAAGGCCCGCTACCTCAACCAGGACCATGACTATGGCGACGGGCCCATCAACCAGCTTCAGCACCTGGCCAACCTGGGCCGGCTGACGGGGCTGCCTCCGGTCAACCAGGTTCCCCGCGCGCCGAACGCGTTCAACGCGGAGGACGGCACGCTGGAGCAGCGCGCGCGCACCTACCTGGACATCAACTGCGCGCATTGCCACAACCCCAAGGGGACGGCGGGCACCACCAGCCGGCTGTTCCTCAACGTGGACAACACGGAGGAGTTCACGTTGGGCGTGTGCAAGCGGCCGGGCTCCGCGGGCGGTGGCGTGGGCGGTGAGTTCGACATCGTCCCCGGCAGCCATTCGGTGTCCATCCTCTGGTACCGCATGCACACCGAGGAGTCGGGGAAGATGATGCCGGAGCTGGGCCGCGTGCTTCGCCACGACCAGGGCTCACGACTCATCTCCGACTGGATTGACGCCATGGACCCACGCTCCTGCAAGTAG
- a CDS encoding MATE family efflux transporter, whose translation MSESSPVGFEPVPAEARGPPEEGPQGFWASVKEAIHGTERDLTRLPVRSAIFLLAVPMVLEMMMESVFAVVDVFFVGRLGADAVAAVGLTESLLTIIYAASAGLSIGATALVSRRIGEGDPERAARTAVQAVGLGVVLSIPVSVAGVYFARPLMTLMGGSPWVLEHGIRYTQVMLGGMGSVLLLFLINAIFRGAGDAAIAMRVLWLANAINIVLAPLLIFGVGPFPELGVMGAAVATTFGRSCGVAYQLYRLARGSGRLRLRREHLRLEPGTMLAMLRMSGAGTAQALVGTTSWVVLARIVATFGSAAVAGYTIALRIVLFALLPSWGLSNAAATMVGQSLGAGKPERGEHAVWTAGRINAVFLGSLGLLFVLAANPVVGIFTNDAAVMKEAVLALRILSASFLFYAFGMVLTQAFNGAGDTTTPTVLNICCFWLLELPLAWVLSGPLGLGPPGAFLSISVAFSVMALVAVVLFRRGTWKHRVV comes from the coding sequence ATGTCTGAGTCATCCCCGGTCGGGTTCGAACCCGTTCCGGCGGAAGCACGGGGTCCGCCCGAAGAGGGGCCTCAGGGGTTCTGGGCTTCGGTGAAGGAAGCCATTCACGGAACCGAGAGGGACCTCACCCGGCTTCCGGTTCGCAGCGCCATCTTCCTGCTCGCCGTGCCGATGGTGCTGGAGATGATGATGGAGTCCGTCTTCGCCGTCGTCGACGTCTTCTTCGTCGGCCGGTTGGGGGCGGACGCGGTGGCGGCGGTGGGACTGACGGAGTCGCTGCTCACCATCATCTATGCGGCGTCCGCGGGGCTGAGCATCGGCGCCACGGCGCTGGTGTCCCGCCGCATCGGTGAAGGCGACCCGGAGCGGGCCGCGCGCACGGCGGTGCAGGCGGTGGGGCTGGGCGTCGTGTTGTCCATTCCGGTGTCGGTGGCGGGCGTCTACTTCGCGCGGCCGTTGATGACGCTGATGGGCGGCTCGCCGTGGGTACTGGAGCACGGCATCCGCTACACGCAGGTGATGCTGGGCGGCATGGGCAGCGTCCTGCTGCTGTTCCTCATCAACGCCATCTTCCGCGGCGCGGGGGACGCGGCCATCGCCATGCGCGTGCTGTGGCTGGCCAACGCCATCAACATCGTGCTGGCGCCGCTCCTCATCTTCGGCGTGGGGCCCTTCCCGGAGCTGGGCGTCATGGGCGCCGCGGTGGCCACCACCTTCGGGCGCTCCTGCGGCGTGGCGTACCAGCTCTACCGGTTGGCGCGTGGCTCCGGCCGGCTGCGGCTGCGGCGCGAGCACCTGCGCCTGGAGCCGGGGACGATGCTGGCCATGCTGCGGATGTCAGGCGCGGGCACGGCCCAGGCGTTGGTGGGCACGACGAGCTGGGTGGTGCTGGCCCGCATCGTGGCCACGTTCGGCAGCGCGGCGGTGGCGGGCTACACCATCGCGTTGCGAATCGTGCTGTTCGCGCTGCTGCCCTCGTGGGGGCTGAGCAACGCGGCGGCCACCATGGTGGGACAGAGCCTGGGCGCGGGAAAGCCGGAGCGGGGCGAGCACGCGGTGTGGACGGCGGGGCGCATCAACGCCGTCTTCCTGGGCTCGCTGGGGCTGCTGTTCGTCCTCGCGGCCAATCCCGTGGTGGGCATCTTCACGAACGACGCCGCGGTCATGAAGGAAGCGGTGCTCGCCCTGCGCATCCTGAGCGCCAGCTTCCTGTTCTATGCTTTCGGCATGGTGTTGACGCAGGCCTTCAACGGAGCAGGGGACACCACCACGCCCACCGTGCTCAACATCTGTTGCTTCTGGCTGTTGGAGCTGCCCCTGGCGTGGGTGCTCTCCGGCCCCCTGGGCTTGGGGCCGCCGGGGGCATTCCTGTCCATCTCGGTGGCCTTCTCGGTGATGGCGCTGGTGGCCGTCGTCCTGTTCCGGCGTGGGACCTGGAAGCACCGGGTGGTCTGA
- a CDS encoding ABC transporter substrate-binding protein codes for MSLPMLLRAAGVATALVLLAACRIESAAPSAGPTLAREGTPSGDVWVYTSMYRHVLDALEPLLKARLPDVRVHWYQAGSEKVASRLEAERAAGAIRADLLATSDPFLYERLAREGALLRYASPNVLRVPRALVDLDARYAALRLSTMVLVHRQGGPPPPTSFAALAEGPWTGRVAIGDPLTSGTAFTWAVFCDAKYGASFFPGLRQRGAIVAGGNAAVLQKVESGEADAGVLLLENALAAQARGSPIQVVWPTDGAVVIPGPAALFATTPNPVAAKAVVDVLLSPEGQRIIVEKGDMHAVDPRLAGPRGEAGVSELLERARPWTPELLERGLTQGGAVKERFRQAFSQ; via the coding sequence ATGTCCCTGCCCATGCTGCTCCGGGCCGCGGGGGTCGCCACCGCGCTCGTCCTGCTCGCCGCCTGCCGCATCGAGTCCGCCGCGCCCTCGGCCGGGCCCACGCTGGCGCGCGAGGGCACGCCCTCCGGAGACGTCTGGGTCTACACGTCCATGTACCGGCACGTCCTGGACGCGCTGGAGCCGCTGCTGAAGGCGCGGCTCCCGGACGTCCGGGTGCATTGGTATCAGGCGGGCAGTGAGAAGGTGGCCAGCCGGCTGGAGGCGGAGCGCGCCGCCGGGGCCATCCGCGCGGACCTGCTGGCCACGTCGGACCCGTTCCTCTACGAGCGGCTGGCCCGTGAAGGCGCCCTGCTCCGCTACGCCTCGCCCAACGTGCTCCGGGTGCCCCGCGCCCTGGTGGACCTGGACGCGCGCTACGCGGCCCTGCGCCTGTCCACCATGGTCCTGGTGCACCGGCAGGGCGGGCCACCGCCGCCCACCTCCTTCGCGGCGCTCGCGGAAGGTCCGTGGACGGGACGCGTGGCGATTGGAGATCCACTGACGTCGGGCACCGCCTTCACCTGGGCCGTGTTCTGCGACGCGAAGTACGGCGCGTCCTTCTTCCCCGGGCTGCGCCAGCGAGGCGCCATCGTCGCGGGAGGCAACGCGGCGGTGCTCCAGAAGGTGGAGAGCGGCGAGGCGGATGCGGGCGTGTTGCTCCTGGAGAACGCGCTCGCGGCCCAGGCCCGCGGCAGTCCCATCCAGGTGGTGTGGCCCACCGATGGCGCCGTCGTCATCCCCGGCCCCGCGGCCCTCTTCGCGACGACGCCCAACCCCGTCGCGGCGAAGGCGGTGGTGGACGTGCTGCTGTCGCCCGAAGGCCAGCGCATCATCGTGGAGAAGGGAGACATGCACGCGGTGGACCCCAGGCTCGCGGGCCCTCGGGGAGAGGCCGGTGTCTCGGAGTTGCTGGAGCGCGCGCGCCCATGGACGCCCGAGTTGCTCGAACGCGGGCTCACACAGGGCGGCGCCGTGAAGGAGCGCTTCCGCCAGGCCTTCTCCCAATGA
- a CDS encoding ABC transporter permease, translating to MSAAAPKSQWLGLGLWLVPVLCFSVLPVAALLWRGLGHSGTGGLDWLLAEGGALGNTLLIATGAAVLAFVLGAPLALVLQRTDLPLRGAFTVLFTLPSAVPAFIWGMGWLSLASPRAGYLNRLLGDDTFDIYGPAGIAFVEGVSGLPLVLLAGAAALRRVDPAVEEAARVCGASTLRALLTTTLPLALPSLLSGAVMVFLMAASSFGVPYLLGVSASPPTRVLTTRIYELVLMGGDEGLARAAQLATSLLLLAPMAMLVTWALGRAGRVRLSAGKGLSSRPFPLGRARGLVLGAVSMTAAVLVLLPLGAILLTSLQRSFGAALTWETLTLTHWAGVLLEPRTLHATGRSVLLAAGAGVLVCGLGLAAAVLRRGLRRLGTGVEALAVWPYAVPGTVLALALLLAFSRDLRFILLDRVAFVLALAHTPWLLLIAYVAKYLALGARNSDEALAQLDASLTEAARVSGAGPWRAFVDAPLPLLRPALTAAFVLAFLACATEITMSVLLVPAGTEVLGTLLFELQSYADPAAAAVLACAFIALVVVGQALLALLTRRPLDTR from the coding sequence ATGAGCGCGGCGGCGCCCAAATCCCAGTGGCTGGGGCTCGGCCTGTGGTTGGTGCCGGTGCTCTGCTTCTCCGTGCTCCCGGTGGCCGCGCTGCTCTGGCGAGGCCTGGGCCACTCCGGGACGGGCGGCTTGGACTGGCTGCTCGCCGAAGGTGGAGCGCTGGGGAACACGCTGCTCATCGCCACGGGCGCGGCGGTGCTGGCCTTCGTCCTGGGAGCGCCGCTGGCGCTGGTGCTGCAACGCACCGACCTGCCCCTGCGCGGGGCCTTCACGGTGCTGTTCACCCTGCCCTCCGCCGTGCCCGCGTTCATCTGGGGCATGGGCTGGCTGTCGCTCGCGAGCCCCCGCGCGGGGTACCTCAACCGGCTGCTCGGCGATGACACCTTCGACATCTACGGCCCCGCGGGCATCGCCTTCGTGGAGGGCGTGTCGGGCCTCCCGCTGGTGCTGCTGGCGGGTGCGGCGGCCCTGCGGCGCGTGGACCCGGCGGTGGAGGAAGCCGCGCGCGTCTGCGGAGCTTCGACGCTTCGGGCGCTGCTGACGACGACGCTGCCGCTGGCGCTGCCCTCCCTGCTGTCGGGCGCGGTGATGGTGTTCCTCATGGCGGCCTCGTCCTTCGGCGTGCCGTACCTGCTGGGCGTGTCGGCCTCACCGCCCACGCGGGTGCTCACCACGCGCATCTATGAACTGGTGCTGATGGGCGGTGACGAGGGCCTGGCGCGCGCCGCGCAACTGGCGACGTCGCTGCTGCTGCTCGCCCCCATGGCGATGCTGGTGACCTGGGCGCTGGGCCGTGCCGGCCGCGTCCGCCTCAGCGCGGGCAAGGGCCTGTCGTCCCGTCCCTTCCCGCTGGGGCGCGCACGCGGGCTCGTCCTGGGCGCGGTGAGCATGACGGCCGCGGTGCTGGTGCTCCTCCCGCTGGGGGCCATCCTCCTCACGTCGCTCCAGCGCAGCTTCGGCGCGGCGCTGACCTGGGAGACGTTGACGCTGACGCACTGGGCGGGTGTGCTGCTGGAGCCGCGCACGTTGCACGCCACGGGGCGCAGTGTCCTGCTGGCGGCGGGCGCGGGTGTCCTGGTGTGTGGGCTGGGACTCGCGGCGGCGGTGCTTCGACGCGGGCTGCGCCGCCTGGGCACGGGCGTGGAGGCGCTGGCGGTATGGCCCTACGCGGTGCCGGGGACGGTGCTGGCCCTGGCGCTGCTGCTCGCGTTCTCCCGGGACTTGCGCTTCATCCTGCTGGACCGCGTCGCCTTCGTGCTCGCGCTGGCACACACGCCGTGGCTGCTGCTCATCGCCTACGTGGCGAAGTACCTCGCGCTGGGCGCGCGCAACAGCGACGAGGCGCTCGCGCAATTGGACGCCTCGCTCACCGAGGCCGCGCGGGTCAGTGGTGCCGGCCCCTGGCGCGCGTTCGTGGATGCGCCCCTGCCCTTGCTGCGGCCGGCGCTCACCGCAGCCTTCGTCCTGGCGTTCCTCGCATGCGCGACGGAAATCACGATGTCCGTCCTGCTCGTACCCGCGGGAACCGAGGTGCTCGGGACGCTGCTGTTCGAACTCCAGAGCTACGCGGACCCCGCCGCCGCCGCGGTGCTGGCATGTGCCTTCATCGCGCTGGTGGTGGTGGGGCAGGCCCTGCTCGCGCTGCTGACCCGGCGGCCCTTGGACACGCGGTGA
- a CDS encoding parallel beta-helix domain-containing protein: MHPLPLSRAPRAVLLALVGLIVLPACSDDGDDRPDAGQPDSGMPADAGSDAGSDAGSDAGTPDAGGPMAWPQEFSCEGKEQTELTFNPGQEQDLQDAVNALDDCTTINLGAGTFQFDNAITIRANGITVKGAGKGTQGEATGGESSTVLDFTHAAANTNGFDVVSKLFTVSDLAVWNAKKDGLRIESSTNVNIQRIRTEWAQENQQSNGKYGIYPVKSTYVLVEDSEAYNAADAGIYVGQTQHTIVRRNVAKKNVAGIEIENTKYAHVTNNVAEDNTTGLVVFDLPGNPIRGTDIYVAHNTITGNNRPNFASVEASSSTVSQVPAGTGTFILASRRVEMERNTWGNNNTVDIAILSGLAIEPDPVQWAAGFFNYPSQDISIHDNTFTGGSGRMVDNGTPDPERRPLGALVGAVYQYGAAAHGVTGVEHVLWDGVDPAPRDESLANPINICFTRNTLPEGAQASVVDFDLQAVGGHLSAGPTPENAAAAWGETRRYAQGAEPYNCSGFTPALTIR, translated from the coding sequence ATGCATCCTCTGCCGCTGTCGCGCGCGCCCCGTGCCGTGCTTCTTGCCCTCGTGGGCCTGATTGTCCTTCCCGCATGTTCGGATGACGGCGATGACCGTCCAGATGCGGGCCAGCCGGACTCTGGCATGCCCGCGGACGCAGGCAGCGACGCGGGCAGTGATGCAGGCAGTGACGCGGGCACCCCGGACGCCGGCGGCCCCATGGCCTGGCCGCAGGAATTCTCCTGCGAAGGCAAGGAGCAGACCGAGCTGACGTTCAACCCGGGCCAGGAGCAGGACCTCCAGGACGCGGTGAACGCGCTGGACGATTGCACCACCATCAACCTGGGCGCGGGCACCTTCCAGTTCGACAACGCCATCACCATCCGCGCCAACGGCATCACCGTCAAGGGCGCGGGCAAGGGCACCCAGGGCGAGGCCACCGGCGGCGAGTCCAGCACCGTGCTGGACTTCACGCACGCTGCGGCGAACACCAACGGCTTCGACGTGGTGAGCAAGCTCTTCACGGTGAGCGACCTGGCCGTCTGGAACGCGAAGAAGGATGGCCTGCGCATCGAGTCCTCCACCAACGTGAACATCCAGCGCATCCGCACCGAGTGGGCCCAGGAGAACCAGCAGAGCAACGGCAAGTACGGCATCTACCCCGTGAAATCGACGTACGTCCTCGTCGAGGACTCTGAGGCGTACAACGCCGCCGACGCGGGTATCTACGTCGGTCAGACGCAGCACACCATCGTCCGGCGGAACGTGGCGAAGAAGAACGTGGCGGGCATCGAAATCGAGAACACGAAGTACGCCCACGTCACGAACAACGTCGCCGAGGACAACACCACGGGCCTGGTCGTGTTCGACCTGCCGGGCAACCCCATCCGGGGCACGGACATCTACGTCGCCCACAACACCATCACCGGGAACAACCGCCCCAACTTCGCCTCCGTGGAGGCCAGCAGCAGCACCGTGTCCCAGGTCCCGGCCGGCACCGGCACCTTCATCCTGGCGTCGCGCCGGGTGGAGATGGAGCGCAACACGTGGGGCAACAACAACACGGTGGACATCGCCATCCTCAGCGGTCTGGCCATCGAGCCCGACCCCGTCCAGTGGGCGGCCGGCTTCTTCAACTACCCCAGCCAGGACATCTCCATCCACGACAACACCTTCACCGGTGGCAGCGGCCGAATGGTGGACAACGGCACGCCGGACCCGGAGCGCCGTCCGCTGGGCGCGCTGGTGGGCGCCGTCTACCAGTACGGCGCCGCGGCCCACGGCGTGACGGGCGTGGAGCACGTGCTGTGGGACGGCGTCGACCCGGCGCCTCGCGATGAGAGCCTGGCCAACCCCATCAACATCTGCTTCACCCGCAACACGCTGCCAGAGGGAGCGCAGGCCTCGGTGGTGGACTTCGACCTGCAGGCCGTCGGTGGCCACCTCTCGGCGGGCCCCACCCCCGAAAACGCGGCCGCCGCCTGGGGAGAGACGCGCCGCTATGCCCAGGGCGCCGAGCCCTACAACTGCTCGGGCTTCACCCCGGCCCTGACCATCCGCTGA
- a CDS encoding heme-dependent oxidative N-demethylase family protein, translating to MLPYFPFEQDVFSMSLGVRALRPEETLIEVDAPRYADEVALKAALLTAGHAERFQGGPGTEELQWETLTVLLPAMARQSPEHFSLEVDGTRWCWHNRLLGTRTDFTPGDAASLPLAPLDWFGRQVQEDLLLLAGTHEGFPLVAGQLCFPSGWCLGDKLGRSLLAVHEPVPQFNAKLGPSTLKLMEGLKPGRPVTRCNWAISVTERLDLEPRTLPEWRHLFDGITPDNAGERCFLRLERQTLTRLPRTRAILFTIHTYVAPVASEVEAPGRRQRLARVLRTVPADTAAYKRITPVLAPLLGYLEAGEADAGWNG from the coding sequence GTGCTGCCTTACTTCCCCTTCGAGCAGGATGTCTTTTCAATGTCGCTGGGCGTGCGTGCGCTGAGGCCCGAAGAGACACTCATTGAAGTAGACGCGCCGCGCTATGCGGACGAAGTGGCATTGAAGGCGGCGCTGCTGACGGCGGGGCACGCCGAGCGCTTCCAGGGAGGGCCCGGAACAGAGGAACTCCAATGGGAGACGTTGACGGTGCTGCTGCCTGCCATGGCGCGTCAATCGCCGGAGCACTTCTCGCTGGAGGTGGATGGCACGCGCTGGTGCTGGCACAACCGCCTGCTGGGAACGCGGACGGACTTCACGCCGGGGGACGCGGCGAGCCTGCCGCTGGCGCCGCTGGACTGGTTTGGCCGGCAGGTTCAGGAGGACCTGCTGCTGCTGGCCGGCACGCATGAGGGTTTCCCGCTAGTGGCGGGCCAGTTGTGTTTCCCTTCCGGGTGGTGCTTGGGGGACAAGCTGGGCCGGTCGCTGCTGGCCGTCCACGAGCCGGTGCCCCAGTTCAACGCGAAGCTGGGGCCCTCCACGCTGAAGTTGATGGAGGGCCTGAAGCCCGGGCGCCCCGTCACGCGCTGCAACTGGGCCATCAGCGTCACGGAGCGGCTGGACCTGGAGCCGCGCACGCTGCCGGAGTGGCGGCACTTGTTCGACGGCATCACCCCGGACAATGCGGGCGAGCGCTGCTTCCTCCGCCTGGAGCGTCAGACGCTCACCCGGCTGCCCCGCACGCGCGCCATCCTCTTCACCATCCACACCTACGTGGCCCCGGTGGCCTCGGAAGTGGAAGCGCCCGGTCGGCGGCAGCGGCTGGCCCGCGTGCTGCGCACCGTGCCCGCCGACACCGCGGCCTACAAGCGCATCACGCCCGTGCTGGCGCCGCTGCTGGGCTACCTGGAGGCGGGCGAGGCTGACGCCGGGTGGAACGGGTAA
- a CDS encoding dienelactone hydrolase family protein: protein MRQGLLLMMGALLLSACVQGRSREVLREPSATGAVSESEFKALHTLREDAPPAPKGQEVEVAGTKAYLSLPQGAQGPLPAVIVIHEWWGLNDHIRHWTDRLAAEGYAALAVDLYGGKVATSRDEALALLKAVDPARAQETLTAAHTFLQQDARVQAPRTGTIGWCFGGGWSLHAAMAMPELDAAVLYYGNPVTEARELAAIRAPVLGIFGTKDPSIPLETVQAFRQALDDAGVRHYILEFEAEHAFANPSSERYDAQAAAGAWQQVAAFLDQHLRQ from the coding sequence ATGCGCCAGGGCCTGCTGTTGATGATGGGAGCGCTGCTGCTGAGCGCCTGCGTCCAGGGCCGTTCCCGGGAAGTGCTCCGCGAGCCGTCCGCCACGGGCGCTGTCTCCGAATCGGAGTTCAAGGCGCTGCACACGCTGCGCGAGGACGCGCCGCCAGCGCCCAAGGGCCAGGAGGTGGAGGTGGCCGGCACGAAGGCCTACCTGAGCCTGCCCCAGGGCGCCCAGGGGCCGCTGCCCGCCGTCATCGTCATCCATGAGTGGTGGGGGCTCAATGACCACATCCGCCACTGGACGGACCGGCTGGCCGCGGAGGGCTACGCCGCGCTGGCGGTGGACCTGTATGGCGGCAAGGTGGCCACCTCGCGGGATGAGGCGCTGGCGCTGCTGAAGGCCGTGGACCCGGCGCGCGCGCAGGAGACGCTGACGGCCGCGCACACCTTCCTTCAGCAGGACGCGCGGGTGCAGGCGCCGCGCACGGGCACCATCGGCTGGTGCTTCGGGGGCGGCTGGTCACTGCACGCGGCCATGGCCATGCCGGAGCTGGACGCTGCGGTCCTCTACTACGGCAACCCGGTGACGGAGGCGCGGGAGCTCGCCGCCATCCGCGCGCCGGTGCTGGGCATCTTCGGCACGAAGGACCCGTCCATCCCCCTGGAGACGGTGCAGGCCTTCCGGCAGGCCTTGGATGATGCGGGTGTGCGGCACTACATCCTGGAGTTCGAAGCGGAGCACGCCTTCGCCAACCCGTCGAGTGAGCGCTACGACGCGCAGGCCGCCGCGGGTGCCTGGCAGCAGGTGGCGGCCTTCCTGGACCAGCACCTGCGTCAGTAG
- a CDS encoding gamma carbonic anhydrase family protein → MVISLPHESAPAVPVGGAAHFSLSSSARVLGTLHLGPGANIAQGAVVRSHEGAVRLGAGSAVLENGVIIGLPQQPVTVGERTFLDHRSIVLGAEVGALCDVGGASILMPGARIGTRCLLAEGTLIPAGTVVPDDSVVVGRPGRILRRTTADDLERLRKRRGGSLDLPGQPLTAFSARDRAEDAPMGQLYTFRDKHPLVHPTATLFSSAEVTGDVIIGPGCIIGPGVKILGDGNGPVRIGAGVQVLANTVLHRLSDHTLTLEDGAIIGPGCTVHGSHVGANTVVEPGAILCDGTRLGRGSFVGAGSLVKQGSAFADGAHIEGFPATQTGTLASLPPVPRWALRPEDLPGLRRIG, encoded by the coding sequence ATGGTCATCAGCCTGCCGCACGAAAGTGCGCCCGCGGTGCCTGTCGGGGGGGCCGCGCACTTCAGCCTCTCCAGCAGCGCTCGGGTGCTGGGAACTCTCCACCTGGGTCCGGGAGCCAACATCGCGCAAGGCGCGGTGGTGCGCTCGCACGAAGGCGCCGTGCGGTTGGGCGCCGGCTCGGCCGTGCTGGAGAACGGTGTCATCATCGGACTGCCGCAGCAGCCTGTCACGGTGGGAGAGCGCACCTTCCTGGACCACCGCAGCATCGTACTCGGCGCGGAGGTCGGCGCGCTCTGCGATGTGGGAGGTGCCTCCATCCTCATGCCCGGCGCGCGCATCGGCACGCGCTGCCTGCTGGCGGAAGGAACGCTCATTCCAGCGGGCACCGTGGTGCCGGACGACTCCGTCGTCGTGGGCCGCCCCGGCCGCATTCTCCGTCGAACCACCGCGGATGACCTGGAACGGCTCCGGAAGCGCCGCGGCGGAAGCCTCGACCTGCCGGGCCAGCCACTCACCGCTTTCTCCGCGAGAGATCGCGCAGAGGACGCTCCCATGGGACAGCTCTATACGTTTCGCGACAAGCACCCACTGGTGCACCCCACCGCCACCCTCTTCTCCTCAGCAGAGGTAACAGGGGACGTCATCATCGGCCCGGGCTGCATCATTGGCCCCGGGGTCAAAATCCTCGGGGATGGCAATGGCCCAGTCCGCATCGGCGCGGGCGTACAGGTGCTGGCCAACACCGTGCTGCACCGGCTGTCGGACCACACGCTGACGCTGGAGGACGGCGCCATCATCGGTCCGGGCTGCACGGTGCATGGCAGCCACGTGGGCGCGAACACCGTGGTGGAGCCGGGCGCCATCCTCTGTGACGGAACGCGGCTGGGACGCGGCAGCTTCGTGGGCGCGGGCAGCCTGGTGAAGCAGGGCAGCGCCTTCGCGGATGGTGCGCACATCGAGGGCTTCCCGGCGACGCAGACGGGTACGTTGGCGTCCCTGCCGCCGGTGCCCCGCTGGGCGCTGCGGCCGGAAGACCTGCCGGGGCTGCGGCGCATCGGCTAG
- a CDS encoding FKBP-type peptidyl-prolyl cis-trans isomerase, whose protein sequence is MQKTWLVAGMLVLAGCQQQGKTDSTPAATATAPGASANPQTEDQKTLYALGLSIGRSVSVFDMTPEELEYVKAGITAQVKGDKPAVELETYGPKLQELARARSTRKAEAEKEKAKAFLETASKEEGAQKTESGLIYKELTAGTGASPQASDIVKVHYRGTLPDGTEFDSSHKRGEPTQFPLQGVIKCWTEGVQKMKVGGKAKLVCPSDIAYGDRGAPPNIPGGAALVFEVELLEIVKPPEMPAMGGTPPAGKPSAAEKK, encoded by the coding sequence ATGCAGAAGACGTGGCTGGTCGCGGGAATGCTGGTGCTGGCGGGCTGCCAGCAGCAGGGCAAGACGGATTCGACGCCGGCGGCGACGGCGACGGCGCCCGGCGCGAGCGCGAATCCGCAGACGGAGGACCAGAAGACGCTGTACGCGCTCGGCCTGTCCATTGGCCGCAGCGTGAGCGTGTTCGACATGACTCCCGAGGAGCTGGAGTACGTCAAGGCGGGCATCACCGCGCAGGTGAAGGGCGACAAGCCCGCGGTGGAGCTGGAGACGTACGGCCCGAAGCTGCAGGAGCTGGCGCGCGCGCGCAGCACCCGCAAGGCGGAGGCTGAGAAGGAGAAGGCGAAGGCGTTCCTGGAGACGGCCTCGAAGGAAGAGGGCGCCCAGAAGACGGAGTCCGGCCTCATCTACAAGGAGCTGACCGCCGGTACGGGCGCGTCGCCCCAGGCGTCGGACATCGTGAAGGTGCACTACCGTGGCACGCTGCCGGACGGCACCGAGTTCGACAGCTCGCACAAGCGTGGCGAGCCCACGCAGTTCCCGCTCCAGGGCGTCATCAAGTGCTGGACCGAGGGCGTGCAGAAGATGAAAGTGGGCGGCAAGGCCAAGCTCGTGTGCCCGTCCGACATCGCCTACGGTGACCGCGGCGCGCCGCCGAACATCCCGGGTGGCGCCGCCCTGGTGTTCGAGGTGGAGCTGCTGGAGATCGTCAAGCCGCCGGAGATGCCGGCCATGGGCGGCACGCCGCCGGCGGGCAAGCCCTCCGCGGCCGAGAAGAAGTAG